AAGCAGTAATCTCTCCAAAAATATTAATCCTCACTTCTTAAACCATGTGTGATTTCTGGTGTCGCCTTGTGTAAAGAAGAGCTCTCTCAGATCAGTATGATTGGTGTATTCTGTAATGTCATGTTTGCCTGTTTCAATAGTCAGGTATTGTCACATTAGGTGCATCCTATGAGTGAATACTGTGTATCTGAATTTACAGACAGTCTACTGTTCAGTTGTGGAAATCAAATTAAACTAGATctcagtttcagcttctcagtttTGGATTTAATTATTTCAGATAGGACACATGGAGGTAGTGCACACGGACACCTCACAAACCTATCAGAAACCTGGTTTAAGATGTACATGGCCAAGAAATCAGGTTTCTCCAGCAGAAATCTGGCTGTGCTGACATGATTTCTCAGATTGACATGTTAAGAAATCATGTTAGCCAACAATAAGTTTAGGTGTTTAAGGAGAGGGTCACTACTTACATTATGTTTTGCAGCCATCTCTTGGCCCTGGTCAGAGGTGACCTTTCTCAGATGGACCAAGTCCACTTTGTTTGCCACCAGCACCATGGGGAAGGCCTCCCTGAGAGgaaaaggacacacacacacacatatacaatatcAAGTATTTCTGTATAACTGAATAGTGATTAGTGACTATTGCTATGACCTGACAGGCTTAGCTCAGGTCAGGATGTATTATGTCATCAATACTGCCAACAAACGCTATATGAACTCCTAGTAGGAGCATCACATGCTACACAAACTGTCTGTGAAGTGTCATATTTCTGCAACACTTAACTCTTGTAGAAAAGTGAGCTACAGTTATACCACTAAATATGGACAGATAGCGAGTCACTCAGTTCCAGTTTCTATTTTTGTTCCATCTCAAGCTCGGTTTTATTAGCTACTGTCAGTCACTGTCACGGACAGACTCTTTTCTTCCCTCACAACGGACACTCGCAACATGACAGATTTGAATTTTGGAAGCGACTATGAAACGCTGGGCCTCTGCAGTGTCATGAAAGTGAAGCGGAGAAGAGATCCCAAAGCACTGTTGCCCTGTAAGATATGACAATGTTACGCACCAATGATTTCTGCTGAGCCTGCAAATCTCAACCAGACTGAGGCTGACAAAAGCTCCACAGTAACAAGGCGGCATTTTCTGAATACCTGTAATATTCTGAATTTTAGTGTATTTTCTTAAAAAGGTATGCACATTGTGGAATCAGACTTTATCAGATGATGTGACTGAGCTGATTTGGACTTTAAAAAAAGGTAATAATATCATGCaagatttgatgttttgtcaTTAATGTTCCCattataacattttactcacaaacTTAATAAAGGGCTGAAAACATTAGCAGCCAGAATATCAGTCAGGCTGTAAGCAAATCCACAGTTTTAACATATTGTAAATGTCTTTTACATGTGAAACAGCAACTTCCTCTTTTGGTAACTTTGGTTTCCGGGACTTACTATATTTAACACggttatgcacacacacagttttcaaTGCAATGGTTGATTGTTTTGGGCATTTTAGGTgctttccattttgttttcaaaacCAAATAATTTGGTTAAAAGGTAAATTTGACTGACTGGTTATTAAGCTACAATCAGTCTGATTATCTGACTGCTGATGCTGAAAATGAACTCACTATAGTGATGTTGCTGTGTTCCTAAATCTCAGTTGTTACCCTGATGAGCACAATGTTTTTATAACCAATAGAAAGTATAACCAAAGGAATGAAAGTAAGAAAACAACTGTATGGTCCTTAAACAGAAAGGGGAAGCTCAGCAGATGGTCCATTTAGAACATGTTTATGGTCCGTGTagcctccgtccaaagctgtgttcaacttgtttgatttaAAAGGTTTTGGATTCACTGAAGGCCTCTTAACTGTTTTTTCTCACCTTATAATGGAACATGATTATTTAATCACCATCAGATGTGTTACTAGGGTGCGGCTCATATAACATACCAGCGCCTGTGTTCTACTATGACTGTTGATCTTGAAGGCCTGAAGGCCGAAACGTCAtcttaataaaacagaaatgcatatggagccagagtgtgtGACACTTTTTCCTACTCTCAAGTCTACTTCCAGTGATCAGCGCCTCACTACAACCCTTGGTGTGCGTTACTTTTCCATTAtacaacttgtttgataacaggataaacaaaaatatgatgcattattttgtttttccatttttcgtgtgaattaaaaacaaaaaatggaaattcacATGCTTTTCCGTTTCCATCTTCAAACAGGCGATTGGAAACTAAACCAAAACcgaaaaacaacttgtttttcgcTTCATTGTTATATCTCTATTATCTGTCCCTACTGCATCTCTACATGATTCCAGTTAGGGATGCTGACTATTAAACACCTCCCAAAAagtttttgagtttattaaatacctgcagcgaTCCCCCGTGCACAGAGACattgtgcgcatttacgcacaaAGCATAGCAGCATTATTTAAATCTCCCAACACACCGacaggatcagtcaggatctaatgttaattaatgctctgtgtgttcttctacacatccaaaaggtcacacacacacagtccaggttcatacagtgaaattCCTGATAAATCCCGAGCTCCATCAGAGCCGTCTAAAAAATTTATTTCAGACACTAAGAGTTTAATCGTGTTTCCCCTGGAGAGTTTCTTCTGTCCTGACAAAtttataactacagtttttagttttgctgcttaAATATCCCACAATATTTACTGCATTGACATTACTGCACCCAtggaaacatttacaattactgaaagcagTTGCTCTAATCTATAAAGTAAATCgttaaagaaaacactcatacatcaatacaacacacaataaagaaatcacCTGGAAAGCTTGCACTGCTTGACATGATTTAAAAGCAATATAGCTTACAGGGACCAGTAGAGGAGGAGTGAAATGTCCACAGTAAGCAGCTCTGCCGGGCACACCCGGTTCTTCCCCCCCCACTCCCATAGCTTTACGTGCAGGGACTATTTTTGCCAGACCGGCTcacacacgacacacacacacacacacaaaaagttaTTGCAACTCCACAAATGGGCCTATAGGTTGCCAGCCAACTGGAGGCGTGGATGCTGCAGCatgaataaaaactttaaaagcagcaaaactaaaaactgtagttataaacttaaaaaaatgacaaaggaAACTCTCCAGgggaaacagaattaaacttttagcttttgaaataattttttttagacAGCTCAGGATTTAAGAACACAGAACGCTAACTACCATTAGATCCTGAGTGATCCTGTCGGCATGTTGGGAGATTTAAATAGTCAATGAAGTTACACGTAAATGCACACGTCTCTCTGTGTGGGGGAttgctgcaggtatttaaactcaaacaggaaaagcatatggatttctatttttttaaattcacacgaaaaaacagaaaaacaaaaataacgcataatatatttgtttatgctgttatcaaacaagttgaataCAGCTTTGGATGGAGGGTACACGGACTGTTTACTCATCATAATCTCTAACACACAATGCTCTACTGCTGGTCACTGAACCACATTAGCTCAGGTACGATTGatttctcactttctcactTACTCACATCAGAAAAATGTTTATGGTGCgtgatgtcacacacacacacacacacacacacacacacacacacacacacacacacacacacacacacacacacacacacacacctatgcaaactgtttctctgtgcttgATTGTTGGAAGTTTCTTCTCTCTAAGGAAACTAGTGAAGATTGACCAGGATTTCTGTTATTTGATATTCAGCCACAGTGTAAATAAGTAATTTCTATGAAATCGTAATATAACATCCTTTGAGACATTCCTATATACACTAAACTCACGGTAATTGACTCCTAACCATATCCATATCATATCTCAATATTCCTTTGTGAGTTTTTATGCATGTGTTCAGAGCTCAGCTGTTGTATCCTACCTGTCTTTGACCCGTAGTATGAGTTGATGGAATCGGTCAACGTGTTCAAAGCTGGCCTTGTCTGTCACCGAGAAGACGATGAGGAAGCCATCTCCTGTCCTCATATACTGCTCCCTCATCGCACTGAACTCCTCCTGTCCGGCTGTGTCCAGCACTGGTTTGATGAAGGGACACAAATGATCATACACAGGATTTTACTGACCTtttcattcaaaacacacacacagataatatACTTGACATTGGCTTTCTGGAGCAATTATTGTAAGTTTGTATAGTATTCCTACTATTCTTACTTTTCTTATAACCTAGCTTCTTTCTAATTTCAAACTCTTAGATCTAACAAGTATACAATGACCCAGTTTGCAGTAGTCATTGCACAATAAGATTTCAATATTGTTATGGTGACCTGTTCCAATTTTCTGAAAGCAAAATGGTCTGCAATGAGGATATTCTTGTTTCCTGCACCAAGTCGTGGGAAGTTGTATGATTACCTCCACTTATGCAcacagtaactttttttttttttttttttttagattttggtGACCTTGTGACCCAATGATCTTTTCCCTGAGTGCCACCTTCAGGCCACACTCCCTTTATGTAACTATTCTGTCCAAACTAGGAAGATTTAGAGCCATGACAGAGTTCATTTGGCTCAAAATCATAATCACATATTGTCAACtgtaaaacagatattttttttggtGTGGTTTCTTAATTCCTTCCAGAGCTTTATGTTTCCAATATAATTTGGAAAACTTAATGGAGGGAAGGGATGAACCCATGGAATGAGAACATTTCTCCCACATATTACAATATTTGTGATGCCTTTTTCTAAATGTCTTTAATTCTTTCACAGAACTGctattaaaactttaaaaagatttaaaagatttCAAATGTGCAGTCTTTGGTCAGTGATGGACATGTATAATTGAAACCaggagtaaaaagtaaaaaaaataaacccttTTAAGAAGATCAGCATGGGGAGATAGGATCATTCTCAGCAGCTGCTTGGCTAATTTCACAtgcacaaactttttttttactcaccaTCCAGTATTGCCCACTGTCCATCGATCTCCGTGTGTTTAAGATACGAGTCCTCTATCGTGGGATCGTAGTCTGGCACAAAGATCTTTTGGAAAAATTGGATGGTGAGGGCACTTTTCCCAACGCCACcatcccccaccaccaccagctTGTATGTTGGCAGGTTGTCACTTGGCACAGCACTGGTCGCCATGGCTACCTCGGCAGTGGTGGTTAAGGTGGGAAGTAGGCTTGTAGGTGGTGGATGAGACACACCTGGTTGTAATGGAggactgagacagacagagagaaagagaggagggggggggggaaggggattgataataaaaaagggggggagggagagagaacaaGGGAGTGAGGTGTTAAGGTTTTTTGTTGCGGCTGCTTTttcatcaccatggagaccacAGCTACAACTCGTAGATGAAAGCAGAAAGATGGCAAAAATATATGTagtacaaaaataaagaaagaggcCAAGTTCAGCACACTACAAGCCCACCTACAGCACAGACTTTTAAACTTTAGATACACCTAGCAAAGACAGACCACAACATAAATAACAACTGTAcattattatatacagtaatatGGCATAATGGACTTAAAATTGATGAGATCATAAATCCAGTCGTATTTCACCCACTTATCTTTTTTGTGTGGATGCATTTGATTAATTTGCTATTTGGGTTTTATCTGAAAATGCTAATTCGGGCAAAAGCAGGAGAACTAAACTGAGTAATATTTTCTCAGTGAAGCAACAGTTGTGAAATTAAGAGTGAAAATGTTCAAgtgaaaaaagttaaaacagtgaaacaatttCTATTTTTAGAGGGAAGCTGGTGTTTTCCAGTCtcttaaatacagttttttttttttagagcgaATATCTAGCTACCATTACAGGAACTGCCTCTCTAGGGACTATCGTATTGACTTGAGAAGTTATGCAAAATGGGCAAAAATGAAACCACAGATCCCTGCACAGTCCTGTGACTGGGCAATCAGCAACACAAAGCCTGTGCCACTGTGCTAAAGGGGTACGTGGCTTTCTTCACATTTTGGCAAAATTCAACAAATGCACTTATAGCATgaacaaaaaactgaaatgagTTGACGCTTTCCTCTTTCCTGGTTTAAATGGGGCTGTTGCTGCTGTCCTTTTTCCATCAGCTCCAGTACAGCGAGCTTTGGCCTGAATGTAGCGTTTCAAGCTGTGATCATATGCCTTTTCACTTGGGCCTCAAAGCGGAGGATAACCAAACTGACGATATCATGGTTCTGCAAAGGTCAAACCATGATGGTCTCTATCCCCGACCAATCTGTATCATCGCATTAAAACAGGCTGGTTGTGGTTATGGAGGCGTCTCTGAAGAAagagttgtttttaaaaaaggtgctaTGTTCTGCTTCTGGTCTCTCTGGTTTCACTACTTGTTCTTACTGTCAAACACATATCGGCCTCACTGATGCACTCTCATCAATTGATGTGGTTGAATCGGAGCTGTATGTGCCGTCTTAAGATATTGTTAATGCAAAACCGAATAtttcctccagctgctgcttcatAACACGAGCTTCCCAATGGCAAACCACAAAAGGCTTTTATTATGGAGCGGCTACAGGAAGTGCAGCGGAATTTGTCACCAAGGTCAGCACCTTACTGCTTTGGTGATTTAAAGTTGGTCTACTGAGATATTATcagcattttcacatttttgtgagttagctcattttaaatataaaggCAGAATGGTAAAAGAAGCAGCAGCGACAGTAAACCTGGTCAAATGAGATGTGCTTTGCCTGCACCGCTGGCTCCAGTCAGTCACTCACAGCAAGGGGAATCACAACTGTATGGGAAACTGTCTTAAGCAAGGCTTAATGAGCGTGCATTTAGCCTTGTAGCAGTAATCAGGCTAATGACTGATGTTTGTCTACTTTCCCTTTCCCACTGTAACCACAGAGCCAGCAGAGATACACGATGGCTGAGACACAGATGGATAACTGCAGCTTGTAATTATGGCTTTTAGAAAACAACATCTAAAATAAGACAACATTAGAAAATAACATCTATCTTGCAACAATACGAACAGTTTAACATATGAGTATGTTTTCTATACAAGTGAAGTAGAGGCTCAGTGTAAAAAGAAcctgtttaaacatttacaaataataaAGATGTATTCTATACTCTGGGAAACAGCTTGTACAGTACTCAACATACTCATATATAAACTTACATTAATACAGTAATACTGTATGGTTCAAATCACTAAGGGCAATGACATAGGAGCTTTAATATGCATCATGCAATCTCGTGCTGTTATGGCAAAAAGCTCACACCACAGCTGGCTACAAAGACGGAGAGAGCTACAGAGAGAACCAGacatgagggggggggggagcaagATACgagagcaggagaggagggTGAGAGAAATCGGAAACAGAAGAGTGAGACGGTGGAAGCAAGGGCACATGAGGACAAAgttgaaagaaatgttttaaaaatggtgTCAAGTGGGTTCATAGACACCTCTCTTTTACTGCCTGTTTATGGCcgattattttatcattatttctaCATAAAATGTTCAACATAATCTGAGAGTGACGAGCAGCAACTTAAGACTTGATCAGTAGGCAGATGATTAGAATCAGTAAACACGACCTACTGTGTTATTTTATCACTTGACTGTTGACAGACTCAGTCCAACTTGTTCAAATCAGTCGTAGCACCCAAATTATAACCATAATCGTCCAATAAATGAGAAAGCATATCCCACCTTTAGTTAGCCTAATTATGATCCAGTTAACCTTAAAATAAACCTTCACCTTTGCAGGCTTGAGCTTACAGATGTGTTGTTCCTGATAGACtacattttaagaaaatgttaCGGAGGAGATGGTGATGAAATAGATCCTGCTGTAGGGTTCATGCTATCCCAAGATCAACAGTTGGTGGGGTTAACACACAGATAAATATAgtaaccaagcggcaacctccaggctgaaaaatgaagccaatgtgtaggtgccaaaaactgcagttcctcaaatggccactagAGGCTGGGTCTAAAAGCGTGTCAATCCTcgtagacccccatgttaaaatgctgaactttacagcagaaataaacatgttgacAGCCTGGTAccaaaaatggttttggtctctgtagctaatttcccctttcatgacaactgtacaggatggtgaatttttttatacctcatttcaattttaataagccgtaaagttatgaaTAATTAAGGACGTGGCCGCTTTGAGTAACAGGTCactagccgctaggtggcttgtttcagcaactaGGCTTCGTTCGGTCTGCCTCAGCTTCACCTCTTTgtccattttggattagccgggagttaggcagagtcagcCACTGCCAAGATAACGACGGCTGGAGCTGCCAACCatgagcttcaaaaccactcttcagaaatgaatgagtgacgtcacggtggctacgtccatatttttttttacagtctatggtagtAACCCTGCAGGAAGGAGACTGCAAGGTAGGAAATCTAAAAATGTGGGAGTATATTTGATTTGTAGTGAATAGGTTAAAACAATCATTTAAGACAAAGCATCAACActtaatacaaattaaatttttatttgaaattaaacTAATCTATCCCATCTTACTGTGAAACCATCATATTTATAGTTTTCATTAAACTGTAGAACCAGTCAAAagcagataataaaaaaaaaaactaaaaaaaacagtcactcACTACTAGCACAACTCCcccaccacccacccacccacgcACCCATTCCTCCTTCATCCACCAGGAAACAGCTGTCAGCTGGCTACAGTCCATCCTATCCTGCCCAACACAATGGAGGGAAGGAAGATGTTTCCTTCCTTTCCAAAGCCAGCCGGACAGCCAATCAGTCAGTCTGAACCAGTCAGTCAGCCACATTGGACAAAGAATTTCTAAGCCAAAATCCTGATATGAAAAAGCTCCCGACAGTCGGTTAGTTGGCGGGCTGTCACAAAGTCACAAAATAGGAGTAGTAGGAGTATATAACACTATACCGTTTCATTGAATTACTACTGTGGACAGTTTCAGTGctggacagaaaaaacaaaagcactACAGCTTAAGAAGCACCATGAAATCACAATACAGCTCCTGCCACCAGTTGTCTGTCTGCATCCAGACCTTTGAATCTGCCCACTCCACCGAGTCGAGTTGGAACGATTTGACATTTCTATCTGATATCAGGAAAACCAGTTGTGGTTTTCACACCAGTCATGCGTAGGGGTGGCCTAGCTGAAGCAGTCAGGTCACAACCTTGTAGGGTGTGTCAGTATTTCCCACTGACAGTCTATTCGGTGCGGTGCACAAACCTCTGAAACACAACTGTTCTGTGAGacaaaaataatccacagacaAGCTTGGTAGAGGAAATTTTACTGTGTCCAACCAAAATTGGCCCAATCTGGCCAGTGTGGCTACAGGGCTTTACAAACCATGATGTTTTAAACAGAGGACCAATGaatgctgcaaaaaaaacatagttACTGTAACAACAACACTTGTCAATGTCCACAATAATGGCAATAAATTTGTAAGCTGACATTTTCCATTGCTAAAAGTGGTGCTTTCCAAAAACAACACTCTCCAAAAGGGGATAAAAATTGGAAAATATCATGTGTTGTGGACAGAAAAAATTGAAgcttttcaaaacaaatcaCTGGAATAATTGAGTGATGTTATGTAGTAGCAACATTAATAACTTTCTGATGACTACAACTCTCTCTGGAATCACTCATTTTGTATGTCAACATACAGTTACTCACAGAAGTGctgttatttacatatttatgtttatttatggcACACAAATTCAAGCATAAAACTGTGATTGGATTAAGGGCCTACATGCAGCAACACACAAATTACTATAAACTCTGGTTAATAGTTATTTTTAAGATGCatcaaatcattattttatagtaTGTGAATGAAACAGAACACCCGTATTGAATATAGGGGATGAAATTATAACAGTTAATTtcttcatcaattaatctgcaattattttcctgattaatcgtttagtttataaaataaatagaagataaaaacaaaaatgttattcaCAATTTCTCATGGCTATGTCTTCAGTGTGTTTTGTCTAATTAACCGTCCAAAACCTTAAGATAttcaagttattattattatataacaaagaaaaacagcaaatgacCACAATGACacgctggaatcagagaaatgTGGCACTTTTGCTGGAAAAAATGAATCGTAGTCGGtgattaatattctgttgatCGACGAATCATAAGATATAAGCGGGATGCAACAAACTGAGAATAAATCAGCTGACACCGAGTGGTGTATCTTTCCATGTCTGTCAAAATGTTCAAGCTGTTCTCTACTCCTTAGATTACTGGttgtaaagcacatttttttgttttaagccaaacaaaaacaggaagaaaagacTTAACCTTTGTCCTGTTGTTTTGGCCTGTGTATGCAGACAGCAAGCTTTTCTGAAAATGCTAATGAAGACAGAAACATATCCTCATTTTTGAATTCCTTTTCATTTTGCAATCATTAAAATCAGAGAAACTATCATTTCAAATCCACAaatttacaacacacacactgccatcAGCACAGCAGACATACACAGTAACTTTACGGCTTGTAGAACTCACTGGACAACATGTGAAGTGCTATATAAAGCATCTTAAATTCATTTGGAGTGCTGCTCTGCAATAATTTGTGTGTTGATTCACTTGATTTGTCACCTTAAGAGCCTATCTCTACCGTTATGGTTAACCAGGAAACATACTAAGTTTCTTATCATCGTGTGACAGCTACAAAACCAAAGAAGAGTGTCAAACCAGTGACATATTCTGTCAATCTGCAGCACACCCCCCCCTTACAATGACACGACTCAACAGGTGTGTGGttttacatattaaaataacaacagGGGCAGCTGGTGTGATTTGGGCTTAATACTTTGTCTTCAACGGGACTCCATTAAGTCACTCTGGCCTCTTAAGAAGTGGTTAGTTGCTGCCTTGGGAAAGGATAAAAGGGACTTCCCTCTTCACATGGGAACAAAGCAGCAACATAACTCACAGAATAAGAAGGAACACAGCGGTGCACACCCCGGTCTGTACTGTAGCGTTGATATCAACACTCATCGATCACTCAAAGCAGGTGTTAAGACACGGTTCACCGagttcaaaatgttttcaaacctaCTTCAAACTCCACCTtcaacttttttctctctttgactGAGAGCTGATCTTATCTTTTGTTTGAAGGTTGTTTATTTTCAGCTTATGAAACTCATTTAAGAGATGCATCATTTCATTtgtaaaccagaaaatattactccaaaatgttgaattttggAAGAAACAGCCAAGTGCCATCCCAAGAGAAGCAGAGTGCCATAAACAGTCATGAATATTGGCAATATTCTACAATAATTAATGCATATCAATATATGATTATAGTGTTAATCAGCTCACCATGTTTGCCATCATGGTATCACATTCACTTGTTTTTATGTACAAAATAATTTCTGGATTAAGATGAACATCTCGAGCATCTTCTTCACACAAGTACAAATTCAGAGCGCAGTAAGATGCAATCTGACCGACTGAGCCACCGCAGTGTTTCCTTTATATTCATGAATTCATGAGTGCCACTTCTAAAATTTCACACGATCATCAATATCAacgggctactaatgattttcactcacacacactgtgcgaCCACGAGAACTCCCCGTCATTGACTAGTGcatcaaatcccagaatcctccctctcctcattgtTCAAAGGATATCTATgtgaaaggtactgttataGGAGTAGTAAGGAATAGGACAGTGCATAATGTGTGAGCGTAGCCAGTGTGTGCTTGAcaagcggcagaaaagtgacagtgaatgtgagcggagcagaggaaaaaggttagcagtaagttgtcaatctggcagtgaATGAACAGTACAGGAtacagagtgtcagttaataaatgctgcagcttctaaagaaaagaaaagtctcgtctattgtttccccaactgctggaaaagtgaagggagttagctctgaagttagcaacaatgggttagtcTAAACTGACAAGGCTCACTTAAAGTGGACTCTcattctcattttagtttcaatCTCAGTCACTCCTAAacagaacggagaaatgtgacTCCTGAGCCTCTTGAGTTTTGCTCAGCATCCCCCAcaccaaagcagtcaacctagaggaaacactgcaatGTCTTCTATTATAGACAGTATAATATATAAGATTATTATCCTGAGACAGTGTTTCAAAACAGATTATTTGAGCAGCAGTAGGTTATGCTAAAGATACAGTGTGTTCAGATGTCTTTAAACTTGGCATCCTTTAAACCATTTTGACAATCAATTTGAATCAGATACACATAAATAGAAAATCATGGTAGAAAATGATGACAGACTTCATACCAAGATCTTCGACACCCAGTGTGACATCTGGCAGGGAGGACAAAGTGCAAATAGCCTAATACTTGGCTGCGCAGCTGATCACATGATTGTGAATCATCGCCAGTGACTAACTTAGCACAGTCTCCGGTCTCGCAGCATTTAGCCATAAATTGCATTGATGTCTTTTTCATTATACTACACCATTTGGAGAATTTCTCTGCGGATAAGGCTGCTATTCACAAAAAAGTTCACATACACAAGCCAAATGTCTCACTGATGTACTGTGACTTGCTGGGGGCATTTTCTACTCTGACCttcccattcattcattctgaaaattttacattttttttctggctgTTTGGGAATTTGAACCCAGGCACAGGATGTCATGACCGAACCCCTCCCAGGCATCAATGACAGTGAATGATTAAGTATACTGTATGAACAACTCATTTGCAGTTGCTtttgggagaaagaaagaagtgcaTTGAGCCAATTATATGGTATGGTTTTAGATACCTATCATTCAAAGGACATAAAATAAGGTACTATAATTTATTTGAGGTATGATGCAGATATCTTGGAACAAAGGAAACCACGTCATTTCCCAGTAATCTATGGTATTTCTCAGTAAAATGTACATTAGTCATTGCAGACAGCAGTCAACAgccaaaagtgaaaaaattaGAGCAGTAATTTAAATCTAATAGTGAGCAAACTGTCTCAATAGTACAGCCAGACAATAAAGATACTTCACTGCTATCACTTAAGTCTGATTTATAATAGGTCGcttgacagaaatgaaagagtCACGCGACGTCTTATGAAATGTATGTTTCAGCGTAAGGTTTCAgttgtctccatggtaaccagacTCCAGCCAGCTTGTTTAGTTACATTACATCATCCCGCTCTGGATTAATTAAACAAGGACGTTTTCTAaagttacagaccaaaatatcaCTCAGGAAGTTGAGCGAAAACTACAATCACCATGGTGACATTAGTAAGACTACCCAATCACACcgcaaaacaaaatatgacagtGTCCATGACATAACAAAACTCTCCAAGTGCAAAACATGAAAGGAAAGTGTCGAGCAGCCTGCCATAAATCTGTCGTCAGGGCTGGGTGATAAATACGTGTTGCTGTTTATCGGCTTCCAGGAAATC
This genomic interval from Thunnus thynnus chromosome 11, fThuThy2.1, whole genome shotgun sequence contains the following:
- the mrasa gene encoding ras-related protein M-Ras, yielding MATSAVPSDNLPTYKLVVVGDGGVGKSALTIQFFQKIFVPDYDPTIEDSYLKHTEIDGQWAILDVLDTAGQEEFSAMREQYMRTGDGFLIVFSVTDKASFEHVDRFHQLILRVKDREAFPMVLVANKVDLVHLRKVTSDQGQEMAAKHNITYIETSAKDPPMNVDKAFHELVRVIRQQVPERNQKKKKKMKWRAERSTGSHRFHCAIL